CACTCAGAGCTGACCCTGGGGAATTCCAAGCTGTGAATTGTGCAGAGTGTCTCTAGGACAGGTCCTTCTCTGGACCACTACCAGAGCCACTGAGCACCTCCCGGTCCTCAGTGCTTAGCCCTCACCCACCTCAGGGAAGCCCTATTAGCCCCATTTCACAGAGCacaaactgaggcccagagaagcTACctggcttgcccaaggtcacacggaGAGCCTCTGGCAGAGGAGGGAATTGCACTCCGGTCTCCCAGGTGCTAAACCAGggcctctcctccttcctccctgcgctcatggggattagaagcaagtgACTCTGACCAGCTCAAGTGTGTAACATTTTTCCTTGTCTCCTTTTAGGACATGAAAAGCACCCTGAGCAGGTACGTGTCCGCTTTTGCGCCTCGTAACAGGCAAGGCAACCTCCCAGGGCTAAGCAGCTCCCCGTCTCCCTCAAAACAgggcccccccctccgcccccagggcTGGCTGAGCCCTGGTTTCCTGCCAAGGACAAGTCCCACGTAGCTCACAAAAGATGGGACTGAACCAGGAGAGCCCCATCTGCTGTGCATGGATCATAAGGAATTCCTGGCATGCTTATGCAGAGCAGGGAATATGCTCGCCCTGGGCCCAAGTCCTACGCCCTATAGtggagcatgctgtgtgctgattggctgccagctcccacccagaggtggctgcacttgAGGGACGATGTACcgtttatggcaggggtggggtcgggggccactggtccacagaaaaatcagtcgggggctgcaaaCAAGTGAGAGAACCAAAAAAACTAACATGGCCCCCTACTGAGAAGGAgcaagaccctccccacattcctcatcatggggcagtggtggggctggagagccagtgccggctccccaatgctggcgaGGAGGCCCTGAGTCTCGGGAGCTGGATCCAgtcaagctgggggccacatctggcccccgggcctgaggttccccacctggCGTATGGTTGCTTTGGACTGAGTTCCTGTAGAAATGAGCAGTGATCCAAGCTGAGAATGTTTCTTAGTGAATTAATTACTAGGATAATTTCACCTCTTTCTCTGCCTGGAGTGGCTAATGATCGCTGGCTGCAGGTAACTCTTGGCCGGTAGCTAGTCCGTGAGCAGTCAGATGGATGTAAATTGCATGCGACCttcaggctgctgtgactggacGCAGGCGGCGACTCCTGCAACTGGGAAGCTCTTGGAGTCAGGTCTCTGGGGCATGATTAGGAATGTGCAGTGAGCGTATGGCAAGTGGCCTTGCATCACGGTTAGTAAAGCAATGGGCCCCAGCCCTCATCCCCATCCTCATCCTCAGAGGGGGATGCTGATGGTCTGAAGGGCAGTCACTGTGCCTGGGGATCATCAGTGTGCACTGAGGCTCTGACCATGCCAGcctcggggtgggggagcagccttccacttcctgaagggggttccaaagaggctggagagaggctgttctcagtggctgcagatggcagaacaaggagcaatgggctcaagttgtggtgggagaggtccaggttggagattaggaaaaactatttccctaggaggatggggaagcgctgggctgggttccctagggaggagtggagtctccatccctagaggtgtttaagtcccggcttgacaaagccctggccgggttgatttaattgggattggtcctgcctagagcagggggctggacttgaccttctgaggtctcttccagctctatggttctatgattctataggggCTGTTCTGACAGCTCCATGTGTCGGCAAGTTCCCCCTCATGCTGGGCTGGTCTCCCGGATGGCTGTGCAGCCTGTTTTGTGCTGGCAGCACAAAGGTTCAGGGTGGCTGGCTAGGCTCTCCACAGGAACGAACCCTAAATGGGCACAGAGTCCGTCAGCACACAGACATCTCTTAGTGGAACGGGCTCCTTGCAGGGGGCCTGGGGCCCTGTGCTGACCTGCTGGAATGTCTCCGTGCAGGTGTGAAGCGGTGACGGTCCAGGCTCCCGAAGCTTGCTCCGTGGCACTGCGAGAGAATTACAGCATCCCCGAGCACTGCCTGGGCATGAGGGACATGCTGAAGAAATTCAAAGGTGAAGGGAGCAGCTGGCTACGCACTTTGCCCTGAACTGtgagctggccggggggggtgaGCACGTGTTCAGGGCCTAGTGCAGAGGGTCCTGGTCCAGGGCTGGGGCCCGTAGGCTTCCCAGCACCATGCACAAGAATGAGTAATAATACGTTCCAGGTCTGACTCCATTTACACTACAGCCGATGTGGCCCAGGCAGGCACCACTTGAACCAAGGCCTCGGCTACACTAGGAAAGTTGCACCGGTTTAACTTAAATTAGTTTTAAACAGctgcatgtgcctttgtgcatagaacaaaatttattccacacatggatggaaccAGTTAGCGGGAACATTGTCCGGTCACCCTCCGATCTGGAATGTTTGTAGACAGCAACCAGCTGCATTATCGCTGTTCCCCTCGGTCTAGTCCCAGCCCTTCTACTGATGCCCTGGGCAAGCCGCTTAACTGTTGGATTCAAACCTGCCTTTAGGCCAGCAAGGATCTGCATGGGGCCAAGTACTGCCGGGTGGAGCCAAGAGCGATGCAGCGCCATCTTGGGTTAAACGGCACCTCCCGtggcccctgccctccctggaGAGAGCCGGGCTTCCTCCAGACAGAGGAGCCGGATTGCTCCATATTCACACTGGAGGATAAGTAACGTTGTGCCTCATCCCATGTTGCTAAGAAACGTCACAGTCGAGCGTCTCGCTGTTCACTCCCAGGTCCGGCGCCGGGTGTCCTGGGGCACCACCGGTTACTGCCAGGCTGTCTCTGCCCTTGGCCTGAGACATTGCTCCCCTAACCTGCATGTCTGTCTCTTCCTGGCTCTCCCTCCAGTGGAAGTGACGCTGGATCCCAAGACAGCTCATCCCGAGCTGCTCCTGTCCGACGACCGGAAGAGCGTCTCGCGGGGTGGCAAGAGCCTGCTCCTGTCTCTGTCTGACAGCCACAAGAGGTTCAACGCCTCCCCGCTGGTCCTGGGGCTTCAGGCTTTCACCGCGGGGAGGCGCTACTGGGAAGTGCAGGTGGGAGACAAGCCAGAGTGGGGCCTGGGGCTTTGCAGGGAGTCTGCCCGCAGGAAAGGGACTGTGGTCCTGTCCCCTAGCAATGGCTTCTGGGTGCTGCGCTTGCACAGCCAAGGTAAATACGaggctctcacctcccccctGACCTCGCTTTACCTGAGCGTCAGACCCAGGCGGGTTGGGATTTTCCTGGACTACGAAGCTGGAGAAATCACATTTTACAATGTGACTGACCGAGACCATATTTACACATTCACTGACCAGTTCGCTGGCCCCCTCCGGCCTCTCTTCTGTCCTGGGGCCTCCATGGACAGCAAGAACGCTGAGCCGCTGGTGATCTCCTGGGTCAGGGAGACGGACGGGAGTGGGTGCATCCTCCTGTAACCTGGGTCCAGGGCTGTCGACCCTGCCCCTCCATCCCCACACAGCACAGTACCTGGGACGAAGGGCAGAGGTAGGAATGGAATTAACCAGCCTCTGAAATGGCAGGTCCACAGCCCTGCCGAGCTGCTTCCTTGCCCTCTTGTTCTGAGCGGAGGGCGGAGGAAGGGTGAACTGTGGGGCAGGAAGTAAGAGCAGGACAGAGGGGAGAGCACAGCGCAGATCCCCCTCTGGCCATGGCTGTCCGCATGGCAGAGATGTTATCCAGAGCGTAATGTTACTGACAAATGAATTCCTTCCTCGTCTGCATCAGCTGACCAGCTCCACCCCGCACCTGTGAGAGCACCTTGTGGGGAGAAGGTTGGGGCTTGTGGGGCATGAGGGGCGACCCACAAGTGAGTGATTTTAGCCAGGGGGTCATGAGATGAAAATGATGCTTTTGAGATGTAACTGACCCACTAATGACTTACGATGAATTCCAGGACCCGGGGTTGTACACTGCACACCCCGCGCTGTGTAGCTGCCAGTGTAACTGCGGGTTGTGCATCCCAAAGTCAATAAAGAACTAATCTGAGCATCACTTAATGTCTTGCTAGAGGAGTGGGGAGATATGGGGCTGGCGAAGCCTGCtgaggggctgggaagcagggatGAGGATCTTTCGGTGTCTTTTCTGTGGATTTTTCATAAATAAATCaggtccgtgtgtgtgtggggggaggggggctgttagATATAAAGAGAAGCACTGACTCACCAGTAGGGCTGGGGTGGACCTGTTCATGATGCGatgggggacactgaggcacgaCTCTTGAAATGTCCCATGAGGCCATGAGGGGATGCCAAGAGGTGGTAACACTATTGCAGCTGGCATCATGTCAGTCACCAGGAGCCTTTCCAGTCCCGTTGAAACACGGCGACCCCTCGTGCTGCAGATGAGCCCCACGTGCCCTTAATGTCCGTGCATGAGACTGGAGAATGGAGCTCAGCTTCCTGTGGGGAGACACGGGGGCTGTagcaggctgctggggagggacagtCAGCACTGCTCGCCCACAGAGGCACGTCCACACTGGCGCTTATGTTTAGAGCCAGTGCGGCTGCTGTAAGCTCCTAGTGCAGCCACTGTGCTCGTGTTCCACGAAGACCTGCCCCAGCCCACCCGAAAGTGTGTTACTGGGGTCTTCCTGCAACCCCCTCGCACCAGCTCGGGAGCGCTGGCATGGCCCGTGCCCCGGGCGCTTCTGTCAGGTTTAACTCGGCTCTGGAACTTGGTTGGGGTGTCAGGGTGTCCCAGTCAGAGGTGCTGCCTTCCTCCAGGCCCGGGAGGGGGGCTCAACcatttgctctgccccaggccctgccccacttgaccccttccccaaacccccatccctgccccacctcttcctgcctgacccctgcctcttcctggcccctccccctgtgcccccagccaccTGTACACTGTGAAACAGCTGGCCGTGCTGCGAGCCAGGGGGAGGAATTGACtggcgggcgggggaggagaagcaTGACGGCCAATGGGTGCTGAACACctgctaattttttttctgtgggtgagagcCCCCCGGTGTCATCGCCTCTGGCCCCCTTATGCTTTCTAACCCGCAACTCTGCAGGTgtccgggagggggaggggcgggccaaAAGCCCCTCGTGGAGGTGGAAGGTTTTTGTCGTTGACCCTGGGTGTTTTTCGCAACGTTTGTTGTGTTGTAGTGTGAACGCTGTCCGGGCGTGGGCGCCACAGAGGAGGATCCTGCCAGTGTAGGCAAGTCCTGTGCAGCATCCTGCTGGGCAGGAGAAATTCTGCTGAACCAACAAGACAGAAACACTGCTAATGTTGGCAGGGGGAAGTGCTGAGAAGTAATTCCATGACTCACGCCCCGTGCTCTGGGAGTCCCTAAGCCTGtcggccagaggctgggaatgggcgacggggagggatcactggatgattccctgttctgttcattccctcttgggtattggccgctgtcggcagacaagacaCCGTGCTGGATGGACCCGTGGTCTGGCTCGGTTTGACCGCTCCGATGATCACAGTTCAATTTTGATGCTGCAAGTGAGAAACAATGGAGCGGATGATTAGATGACAGAGGATATGAACTCATGCTGTGTTGTAATGGGATTTCCTAGAAATCATAAACATGACTTTGCTAGGAAGCAGGTCAGGAGTTTGAATGCCTCATAGATTGGTCATGGAGGTAAGAGGATGATGCATAATCCTGCAGCTGCTACATTTTTGGTATTAGATGCAGCCCTGAATCTTGTTTTGAACTGATGCAATTTGATCACATATACACATGGTCCCTATGGAGATCCAATTTAGACAaagtggaggattgggccacaagaaatctgatgaggttcaacaaggacaagtgcagagtcctgcccttgggatggaagaatcccaagcattggtacaggctggggaccaactagttaagtagtagttctgcagacaaggccctgggggttacagtggatgagaagctggatatgagtcaacagggtgcccttgtagccaagaaggctaatggcatattaggttgcattaggaggagcattgccagcagatccagagatgtcattattcccctttattcggctttggtgaggccacatctggagtactgtgtccagtgctgggccccccactacaaaaaggatgtggacgcattggagagggtccagcagagggcaaccaaaatgattcgggggctggagcatatgacttatgaggagaggctgagagagttgggtctgtttagtctgcagaaaagagtgaggggggatttgagagcagccttcaacttcctgaaggggggatccaaagaggatggagagaggctgttctcagtagtgacagatggcagaataaggagcaatggtctcaagttgtggtgggggagatctaggttggatattaggaaaaactatttccctaggagggtggtgaagcactgggctgggttccctagggaagtagtggagtctccatccttagaggtgtttaagtctcggcttgacaaagccctggccgggtggatttagttggaattggtcctgcccagagcaggggactggacttgatgaccttctaaggtctcttccagtcctatggttctatgattctatgatcctgccCCAAAAGGCTGGAATTTGTCTGACTACAACGTATGGGGAGTTATGAGGAAGCAAATACCCATAGTGACTTGGGACCCAGTTGGTAGCGACCCTGCTGCCTTAAAGGGAGATACCTAGAGCTTAAGTCTAGAAAGGTCAATTACCTCCTCTGCTGCACCCCGAATTGTCCCCTATAACTGCTGTTTGACCAAAGCCTCTCTAGCAGGAAGCTCCGGCCTTGATGTGAAAATGTCCTGAGAGAGGCAATCCGCCCTAACCCTTGGGAGCTGGAGCCAGCAGTTAATTATTCTCATTGAACACTGGGTGCCGAATTTGACTTTGTTTGGCTTCAGTTTCCAGCCACAGGTCTGTTCTGCTTTTCTGCCAAGTTAAAGAGCCCTTAGTACCTGGCATTTGCCTGGTCCTCCAAACAAACCAGCTTGGCAGTTAGCCACATTTTAATCCCTTTACTGAGAGCTTTCTGGAGATTGTAGAGTAGCAATTTGTAATCAGAATGTTGCGTGGTCCTCAGTCTAATGTCTCTCAAAAGCCTCAGTATAGAACATCTAGGCAGTTACTTTATCAATCAAAATGTTGAGTCTCCTCAAAGAATGGAATTAGTTTGTTTGATAAAACCTATTCTCCATAAAACCCGGGTGGCTGGCATTAACTGTGCTAATATCTGTTAACTCTTTACTCATTGAAGCCCATATTAACTTTTCTATTATTTTACGCAGGATTGATGCAGGCTAAATAGCCTGTGGTTATCTGGGTCATTGCTCACCCTTTGTGAATAGAGGCATAACATTACCTCTTTTCCAGTTGCCTGTATTTCAAGATGTAGTAAAAATTAACACCAGCAGGCCAGAGAtctcctcagccagctcttttccAACACTTGGCTATGAAGTTGTTTATCACTTGCagctgctgtttaacatcctccttaGTTACCATCAGGAATCAGGGCCTGCagctgagcctggggccagctaaACACCTGAACTGGCCGAAGTGCATGACTTGAGAGGCATTGCCAGCCTGCCTTTAAACCCAGCAGCAGTTTTAGGCCAGTGGCTTTGCCCCAACCCTACTTCAGCCTCACTCCCCCCTTGGCTCCTAATTCTGCCTCTGATGCCAGCTCTGGCCACTGGGTCTGACTACCCACATTGCAGACATGAGTTGTTTGGAATGAACTCTGACGTACTTTATCACACTCACATGACTCAGCACCCACTGCTACCGTGGGCCCTTCCCCCCGCTTTTGCTTGTCCCCCGGCATCGGTGGCATcccttctctgtcccctccccacctccacacaGCAGTCAGgcagcctccttcctcctcctccctcctgggtGCTGGTGCAGGGCGCGGAGGCAGGAGGAGTCTCCTAGTCTCCCAGAAGAGGCTGGGAGGAGATGGCAGCACGGATGGAGAACGGGGCCGGCAGCCCCAGACACTTCCATGTTCCTATCAGGTGGAGGCCAGGCCGGAAGAGAAGTGGAGCTGGGCCAAAGCAGAACCTGACatccccccagctctgagcccagggctctgctcccctAGCACAAGGGGAAGTGCTGTGCTTTCACGGCAGGCGAGGGGAGGGAAGTGCAGCGAGCACTGGCCTGTGATGCGGCAGGAGGGAGGGCGGAAATGGAGGAAGTGAGGGGCTGACCAGGGCAGAGCTCCCATCTCACGGCTGCCCCGGGGTTCCTAGAAGTCACAACCTGCCCTGTAAGTGTCTCGAGGCCCAcagagctctgggcaggaccCCTCACTGTGCTGCTACTCCACCTGGGGCGCTCGCTGACCATTGTGTTGCATGGATGCCCCTTGGTGCATTTTCTGCATGGGGCAGgtcacaagaacataagaacggccgtactgggtctgaccaaaggtccatctagcccaatagcctgtctgccgacagcggccaacaccaggtgccccagagggggtggaccaaagacaatgatcaagtgatttgactcgtgccatccctctccagcctctgacaaaaagaggccagggacaccatttctatcccttggctaatagccttttatggacctaacctccattaacttatctagcttctctttaaactctgttatagtcctagccttcacagcctcctgcagcaaggagttccacaggttgactacgtgctgtgtgaagaagaacattcttttattagttttaaacctgctacccattaatttcatttggtgtcctctagttcttctattatgggaagattctattatgtggacatgctagttcgaattagcaaaacgctaattcgaactagtttttaggtctagatgcactagttcgaattagcttagttcgaattaactaattcaaattaagttagtctgaattagtgctgtagtgtagacataccccatgggggctaatttggctatgacaaatcaggaaagagatcttggagttatcatggatagttctctgaaaacttccacacagtgtgctatggcagtcaaaaatgcaaataggatgctaggaattattaagaaagggatagaaattaagacccagaatatcttactgcccctgtataaaactggtatgcccacatcatgtttgttaaccccttcaaagaactctaacagattagtaaaacaggatttccctttacagaaaccatgttgacttttgtccaacaaattatgttcttctacatggttcacaattttattctttactattatttcgactaatttgcccggtactgaagttagacttaccggtctgtaattaccaggattgcctctagagccctttttaaatattggtgtcacgttggctaccttccagtcattaggtacggaagccgatttaaagggtaggttacaaaccacagataatagctcagcaatttcccatttgagttcttttagaacctctggatgaatgccatccggtcccggagatttgttaacattaaacgtttctatttgttccaaaacctcctctaatgacacttcaatccgagacagttcctcagattcatcacccacaaaggacggtgcaggtttgggaatctccctaatgtcctcagcatgaagactgaagcaaagaaatcatttagcttctccgcaatggctttatcatccttgattgctccttttgtatctcgttTGTCatggggacccactggttttttagcaggcttcctgcttctaatgtactttagaaacactttgctattgctttttgagtttttggctagctgttcctcaaaatctttttttgcttttcttattacatgtttacacttgatttgacagtgtttatgttcctttctatttatctcactaggattggacttccacttcttgaaagatgcctttttgtccctcactgcttcttttacatggtggttaagccacggtgactcttttttaggtctcttactatgttttttaatttggggtatacatttaagttgggcctctattatggtgtctttaaaaagtttccatgcagtctTGCCCCAAATGTCTGAACTCGCTGGACTGTTCTCGTGGCAGGTCTGGAAGAGTCCTGGGTCCCGAAGACCTTGCGGCTGAAGATCCTTTGGAGACATAGAGGGTGGGGCACAGAGTTACAGGTGGGGGGCCAGTCACGTGACCTAGTGTGTTCCGCCAGGTAACACCGGCCGTGCGATTCCCCAGTGCCCTGGTGTTGTCCCCAGCGTGTCTGGCTGAAGCATTTCTTGCAGTGAGGGGTCCATGCTTGGTTTGCAGAGAGCTGTGGGGAACCTGACATACCCTTGGGCTTTGGTCCAGGGGCCAATCACCCTCCGTGTCACCCATGGGCAGAGGGTGAACCTAGGGTTGGGtaggccagcccccagccccactccttctctctgaggccctgcccccatcacTCAGGGCCCCCACGGGAGCCCCCGAGGTGCATGGCCccagttccccctcctcccccagccagttggtgtgcagccccagctttccccaggccatggggagggctggcagcacagcccTAGCTTGGTGGGACACTGTTCTGCTGTGACGACATGTTGgggtccccgtctcctgcaccccgaaatggcacgaacagacccccccagccagtagaatggaggtagtttattgcttctccaggatacagcacagcacagatgtaatctggttacaggaactggggctaagaggcctcagtgcccccttgaggtgggggagtcccagcccccctccccagctccttctcccctgctttccagacaggaactaaccaactctcttccagccctgccccccagccagggcagcattccaccttcctttgttcctctccatggggggtgtctggtcagacaggttgagaggtacctttgcatagtgactcatcctgttttgctgggccgtggtacccacggcagccagtgggggttaccccagagccagcagcatagaaaccagccaggtacccccactatgtcacatctgcatggggtgcggaggctgggggcgcagtgtgggcggggccagctgggcagtgtgggaaggcaacgcctccccctgcctcttgTCCCCACCGCCcctgcttgtgcctcatttctaatTTACTTTCTTTGCTAGGCCAAAGGGCTCGTTAGTACAAAGCGGCCTGCCCAGTCCTTGGTGGGGGAGGCCTTGCTGCCCAGACTGCCCGCCTGGCCTCAGCCACCCCACTGGCTGCCaccggtaccacagcccaggaGGACAGGtatgggtcattatgcaaagggatctctcaaccaatccgaccagctaacccccatggagaggaacaaaggaaggtgaatgcttccctggctggggggcagggctggaggagagtgagtttagtttctgtctgggaggatggaggaagcagcctcagcaacaggctgggggggttaGAAGCCAagaccccccccatatcaaggggggctgaggcatcctaggcctgccctgtaacctgatgacatctgtgctgtgctgtatcctggagaagcaataaaccacctctattctactggctgggggagtctgttcgtgccattccggggatgcaggaggcgggggacccccaacgcgtcgtcacaaCAACAACCAACCACGGGAGGAGGCTGTAAGTAAccgggctctttgggaaagtgctgcctgggacagacctcagagatatagactaactct
The nucleotide sequence above comes from Pelodiscus sinensis isolate JC-2024 chromosome 21, ASM4963464v1, whole genome shotgun sequence. Encoded proteins:
- the LOC102444516 gene encoding E3 ubiquitin-protein ligase TRIM39-like isoform X2; translated protein: MGRPTWGSSRGAALRRGRRAASSGPWAALGAGWLQPQKGRGLRRKGRGLSMLPRLPLGVAGLPGAARLAPPPSGRAGAALARARSLAAAATCRPPPPARGHGLQEGGFAAAAAEHSGAAPLLATAVNWSNPRETCSAAEVVKKKRERIVTEFEKLHRLLAEEEKQLLQKLEQEEKIILQRLHENLTRLLEQKFSLDKLILEIREKSQQSADMLLKDMKSTLSRCEAVTVQAPEACSVALRENYSIPEHCLGMRDMLKKFKVEVTLDPKTAHPELLLSDDRKSVSRGGKSLLLSLSDSHKRFNASPLVLGLQAFTAGRRYWEVQVGDKPEWGLGLCRESARRKGTVVLSPSNGFWVLRLHSQGKYEALTSPLTSLYLSVRPRRVGIFLDYEAGEITFYNVTDRDHIYTFTDQFAGPLRPLFCPGASMDSKNAEPLVISWVRETDGSGCILL